The Glycine soja cultivar W05 chromosome 4, ASM419377v2, whole genome shotgun sequence genomic sequence aattacaaaattattaaatccCAACAAAGGATTCTAAAAACAACTATTAATCAAAGAGTTCACTACAATTTATTATCTTTCTGtctcctttttcttccttctccataaGTGAGttcattttcatattaatattctttttaagtTTCTTCAATCTTGACCTAATAACAACTCCTCCCAAGCTAAGTTCCTCATCCCTTTGTAGTCcttcatcattccctccttgaAAAGAATTCATCCTCAGATTTGAATCAATTGTACCTtcatcacaaaaagataaatcaCTAACATTGAAAGTGGTACTCATACCATAATCAAGAggcaaatcaattttatatgcatTGTTATTTATGCGTTCCAAAACTTAAAAAAGGCTATCTCCTCTAGCTTGAAGTTTAGACTTCCTTTGAGAAGAAAACCTATCCTTCCTTAAATGCACCCACACCTAATCATCAGGCTTAAACATCAACCTTTTCCTCCCATTGTTTGCATGTTTAGCATATTGCTCCATCTTTCTTTCAATTTGAGCCTTCACCTTCTCATTCAAGTTCCTAATATAAAGAGGCTTTGGAAAGCCCACATCAATTCAATATAGTTGAGTCAAAGATTGAAGACTTGAAAATTAGTCTtaggtttttgtttttaatcattTCAGAATATGAAATAGATTTTAAAAGATGTGTCATTTGTATTGGATGTTTTTAGACTAGGCATGATGGGTGATTTGGTCTTAGTTTTCTTATATCCATGCTTAGTAGAAATCAAACATGGTAGATTAATAAATTGATGTCAAAGTTTCTTAGATGCAATGAGTTCAAcacaatgtaattgattacaaagtttagtaatcaattacaaagtgTTAGAATAAGCAACAAAACTCACTTCTACTTGAAATTTGGCAAGAATCATCgaattaattgattactagtttcagtaattgattacataagcCAGTTTCAGTAGAAGGAAGACCTTGTGGCTCgagataattgattaccacatTGAGCAATCAATTAGATTGAATTTGGAAACTTTAGGAGCTTTCTATGTGTCAAAATAATCTATCACCacatttaataatcaattattcCAAAACCACAAAAGCTTGAGAAGCTCTTTGTGAAACaagataattgattaccacatTCAGTACTCGATTACCATGTTTATGGAATTCCAGAACAAAGAGGGATTTGaacaaattaattgattaccatatttGATAATTGACTAAATCAAATTTagctattaaaattatatataccctCACTTGTTCTTTCTCATTAGTGACTCTTGATACGatcttatcttttataaaatacattCTAAACGTCATCTAAGGGAATTACTCTGCATTTCTTCAAGAGATTCAAGTTGATCAAGATTCATTCATTCATCATCATGAGTTGATAATCAAAGGAAGAGATTGAAGATGTTGTGATTGGAACATCAAGGTGTATTCAATCCAATTTTgacttctttctatttttttaatcttggtTAGGGTTACCATGGGTTTTTTGAGTTGATAGGGTTTCAACTCTTGGAATTCCTTCTTGTATGGTTCAACAAGGTTTTGGTTTTTCTCTTGTAGGGTTCAAGGGAAAAGTAGAACTTCAGAGAATTGCAAGTTCATAGTATTTGTACTTGATTCTCTAATAGACGAAGTTCTAAGGGATCTTAGAACAATTAGATGTAGGTCTTCTTGAGGACTAAACCGGTATAAATTATGTGTCtgattctctctttctctaacCCTAGGTTTTGATAATCTGTATTGATATGTGTGGGCCATAAAACTCTATTTTCTAAGGTTTTTGAATATATTGGTGTCATGTGTTGTTGATCTTTCTTCATCAAGTTGAAATtcactagttttttttatctttctcaaaatattttctttttttagtcaaAAGTGGAAAACAATTTTGGactttattttgattataaaatatTGTCTTTTGAGAAAACCTTGATTTGTAAAGGggtattgattttaattgaatctaagaaataattgataaaattttaaagaatctaTTCTAGATTCCTGGTTATTCCAACAATTAGATGCATCACATTCAACTTCAAAAGATTTAGCAAAATTAGGCAAAGAAAGAATAAGAGCATGTGTGAGTTTCTCTTTCAAGATATGAAAAGCTTCCTCTTGTTTACTTCCCCACTTAAATCCCACATTTTTCTTTACAATTTCATCTAAGGGAGAAGCTAGTGTGCTAAAGTCTTTCACAAAGCGCCTCTAGAAACTAGTTAACTCATGAAAACTCCTCACCCCACTCACATTCTTAGGGGTAGGCCAATCTCTAATACCTTTCACTTTCTCCTCATTGATTTGCACACCCTTAGAGCCCACAAGAAATCCTAGGAACACTACTTGATTAGTACAAAATGTGCATTTTTCCCTATTTGCATATGAGCTCTCTTTTCTAAGCACTTCCAAAACACTCCTAATATGTTCCAAGGGGTCATCAAATGTCAAACTATAGATCAAGATATCACCAAAGTACACATCCATTTACCATTAAAGTGTCTCAAAACATGGTTCATTGATCTCATGaaagtgcttggtgcattagttaggccaaaaggcatgACCAACCACTCATAAAGTCTAAACTTAGTTTTAAAAGCGGATTTTTGCTCATCCCCTTCTCTTATTTGAATTTGGTGGTAACCACTTCTCAAATCTATTTTGGAGAAACAACAAGCACCATCAAGTTCATCCAACAAATCATTAAGTCTAAAAATAGGATGTCCATACCTCACGATGATGTTATTGACAGGCCTATAGTCTGTGCACATTCGCCATGATCTGTAACATtccattttttcataaaataaattaaaaatgattttatttaaaatatatagagTCTTTGGAAAATAATGAGGTTTTTCTAAttgaataaataagaagaaataatttattaattaaaataatggttttaaggtaaataaaataaatatatgttcttagaaaataaaaaagagattttatttattcatttgatagggagtaaaataaagtttcttttttataaaataaaaaatagagtaaataataggatgAGAATAGTTTAGCTATAAATAAAGACATATTAGGTCAGTTTTACATTTATGATACATTTCTacgctctctctttctctcaaatttgttttccttcttctttttctaaaaccctctctttttcccgcatacatTCAAACATGtcccagtaaaactacgatctcgAACTCTTTAATCGTTGGatcataattaaatttgaacaCTAGGTGTGAAACTTATTTTCTCACaccttgaatgttgaaatttgcaaaataatgtctTTGGTGAGAGAAATGGCCTTTGCACAgagctctttttttttccacataCAACCAAACTTGTCACAGTAAAAATAAGAACCCAGActcgttaactgttggatcatcGTCAAATTTGAACACCAAGTTTGGAACTCACTTGCGCACATccccaccgttgggattttagAAATAATGTTTATAGTGAGAAAAATGTCCCTCGCATGGAGACAGTGAAGAGGCTccaatctcttctccttctctctaacactTAGAAACCCTAGCAGAACAACCAGAGGAGAAGCTTGAGAAATCTTAGCAAATCGCTAGAGATGCCACTATCGCTGCTGGACTACACATGTGAACCctcttagaggtaagagatgagtttatcacaattgaggttaaaatgaacatgtgtagggatctttagaggatcaaattgggatttattttgggatggtTACTGTATTGTAATTCtacctttatgattataattatgagATTATTATGTTTGACAGGCCAATTGATGCTttgatgcgaattggttgataaaattgagtgctcttggtgttttcgtatttttgacctatgattttgattcatttgattttgatatgattatgtgaaattgtttaaggggtttaatcatatgaacataacatattaatattattactgtgTGACATGTATATGATGCATGAGACGTTATAATGTATTGTCTTTGGATTATGGGAGTGTGATGAATTAtgtgtaagtgacaagttgagtatgtgttaaattgtgagatcacacatgtattgagatgttatatgcattgagttgtgagttatgaactgtacaatcacATGACTGTAAGATCCTGTAAGGGAGACAAGTTAATGccaacgagtattgtgatgagatccactgtgggaacccgatgagtttaatcactttaaggcacgacgagttaaaattattttgagaataattgaggaatcgtgtgttttgtacagtgacaagttgagtatgtgttaaattgtgtatgtgttaaattgtgagatcgcacatgtattgagatgttatattgtgtatgtgttaaattgtgtaagtgacaagttgagtatgtgtttaATTGTGAGATCGCACATGTATTGAGATGTTatatgcattgagttgtgagttatgaactgtacaatcacATGACTGTAAGATCCTTTAAGGGAGACAAGTTAATGccaacgagtattgtgatgagatccactgtgggaacccgatgagtttaatcactttaatgcacgacgagttaaaattattttgagaataattgaggaatcgtgtgttttgtacagttcatagataaaatctgtgtgctaaaatgttttttgggttggacttgaattaggagggagaggccttAATGGACTCTTTGGAGTCTAGGCCTTAGGGTTAAATACACCCgatttgagtgttcctttaagcctgtgccgactcgcaaaacagcgtgaccttgactggtctccctatgattttacctagtgagagtaacctgacttaccagtgtgtgatttatcttgtcatgtactcctaggcttccgacgaggtttttcactgacatggtatcacattgcatataagattAAGTCTTGGTATATCTGTTGCATAATGCTTGtatattgatcgatattgattagTAGAGTGATATTGTggtttgatccttgagtacgtgaatgatgtgaaaatgaatgagacgtgtTGTGTTGAGATGTGATACTACGCGACAAGTGGTGGAATGACGTGAGCtgtgtttaagtaagttgtatttcatttatatatatgtatatctacatgttgtcttgtttttctttattagttaggaatgtgataattcACTCCTTGtgtgctgtttgtgtttggatcttgtgatgatctcgaaccttgtgttcgtggaaGCATATGACTAGGTGGATTGGTTTAAGGAACCTTATGCTGGAGGATGtcaggacacaatgctctgataggatgtgacattggggtatgGGTTTTTgcattaattgcatgaagttttGGAGATgtagtttttatcattttgtttcacATGCTAAGTCTTTAGTTTTTCCCTTGGAGTTTTGTTTGGTGATTAATGaaaatgtgaaccttttactcaCATTGATTTACTTacaatttaattgaataaaattggtttaattagATTCCgcattttatgtgtttttttatttatatgcatgttGGGGTAAAGGGTGTTATAAGCTTTCTCTTATCCATCCTTCTTCCACAAACCCTTCCACTTGCCTTTGAATTTCCTTTGTTTCCTTTAAATTGCTTCTATATGCTGGTTTATTTGGTAAAGAAGCTCTGGGGATGGGATCAATCTGATGTTCAATTCTTCTTAGAGGAGGTAGTCCATGAGGTATGTCTTTGGGAAAAACATCCCCAAACTCCTTTGACAATTTTTTCACACCTAGAGGCAAAACAATCTCACTAGAAAACAAACACATATGTTTAGGCATAAGCAAATAAAATGGTTTGTCTTGCTAGaatcactctttttttacctcttttggtGTTATGAACAAACTTTCTtttacttcaattttattttcactctttttttctttttttatcactcttttctctcttttcatgtATTTCGTTCTTCTCACTTTCTTTACTCTCCTGCTCtatttttaatctcattttgaTTTGATCCTCATATATGTTACTTGGAGACAAAGGTTAGAGAATCACCTTACACCCCTTGTGTACACAAGTGAATTCATTGGATACATAATTATGTACAACTTCTCTATCATATTGCCAAGTCCTACCAAGTAGAATTTGGCTAACCTCCATTGGAGCAACATCACACAAAACCTCATCAACATATTTACCAATGGAGAATGTAAGCAAAACTTGTTTTTCTACAATCAACTCTCCATTCTCACTCAACCAAATTGCAATTTGTAACACTTGGGGTGAagagggagggggggggggggggtaaagCCAAGATTTTCTATCAACCTTCTACTAGAAACACTTGTACAACTTCTCCCATCTACGATCAGAGAATAAACTTTTCCCTCTACTAAGCACGTAGAATGGAAAATATTCTCTCCTTGTGTTTTATCCATTTCTTTACACGTGCTTCCCCATTTCCCAACACCACCATTGTCTTCTTGTTAGGGCATTGAGAAGAAATATGATTCTTCCCAAACATTTAAAACACTTGATAGAACTACTCTTAAAAGAAGTGGAAGTAGTATTTGAATGTGTTACTATTAGAAGGCTTCACTTATTGAGAATGAGATGATGATTCCTCCTTCTTGGATTGGTCCTTCCAAGTTGAAGTGTTGTACGAAGACTTCTTGTATatttgctttttcttcaattattgTTCCACTTTTATGGCTCTATGTATGAGCTCATCAATGCTATTGTAGGTTTGATGCTCCACCACATCTTAGATGTCTCTATTCAAACCATGTAATAATCTAGCCGTGGTAGTTTCTTGAGTTTCTTCAATTTCATCTCTTATCAAAGAAATCTCCGTCTCTTTGTAATACTCATCCACACTTATATTTCCTTGATAAAACTTTTGCAACTTGTTGTGCAACTCTCTTCTATAATGAGAAGTACAAACCTTTCTTTCAAAACCCTCTTCATCTCTAACCTAGTTGTCACTCTAGGTCTTCTCAACCAATCCACATCAACTTGAAGTtggttccaccacacaagagcatatAACCTTCAAAATCTATACTTACCAATCTTATCTTCTTTTCTTCACTATAGTTGTGGCAATTGAAAATTTGATCAACCTTTATTTCTTAATCTAGGCACACCTCCGAGTCACAAGTACCTTGGAACTTTGGAATTTTAACCTTCACATCATCCATAGCATCCATATTTCTCTTATCTTTATGACTCCTTTCTCCTTCGTAACCATCATCACTACCTTATGAAGATGGAGGTGACCTATGATGTCTGATTGAACATTTgtagtttagtatttttttttattcttcttagcTCAATTGAAAAATTTTTGACCTTTATTTTATCACTTTAACTTAGTTTTGATCTTTGGCAAATGATTAAGCTTAATGGATAATTGTGGcttattttcagatttttgtgCTTACTTAACCTATATTCCTTGTGTAGGGTCTATAGGATACTATAGAACTCTAAATAGAGTGTGTGAGTAGTCCCTGGAAAGCTAAGAAAAagttattcaattttttcacaaataagCTTGGGTCAATTTTTCCATTACGAGGGTCAAATTGAACTTGGAAGTCAGAACCTCTACACTTGAATAATTGGGCTGCGAATTTGGGCTTTgctttgtgtaattagtttaattaggtagattaaatgggcctaatcaaggcccatccctttcttttgaGTAGTAAATGTATATATTAGTGAAAGTTAGTTATTTAGTGAGTTAGTTACTTCATTTTGTCCAAAAACAGATTTAGTTACTTGTTGTgcaagttttagaaaaattcttttatcttttttttccctctcaatcattcttcatttttctccctcttttcgcttcttctcttccttttttcttgCAAAAATTTTGTGGATTTTCCACTGGCGATgatcatggaaggctaaacacttaatcaatccaaggatccacTCCAAGCAAGGCTAAATTTGAGTTCTGGTTTAGTATTTCTAATTTGTGTGAATGttcatatttttcttcaatcctattttcgagtttcatgattatgaatattCTTAGGATTGAAAACAAATTAGTTTAGGGATTCCTTTCCCAATTTCAACTTTAATCATAGATTGTTTGGATGATATTCCAACCTAATTTGTGATCTCAATGAGTTTAGGGATTAATTTGATTGAAACAACTCTAATGACATTGATTGAACTCTCACAACATGATCATTCTCTACAAAACTATGATAATTCATTTGCATTGGTTTGATGAATTTGATTGATGATTTCGAATTTGTTTTACAACTTGTTTGTGCAATTCTATTTGTGTTCTACAACTAAACTCTATTtcagtttaaattttgtatttatgttctgtgttttcatatttctttctaGTGCCTACCAACTATTCATTGAAATTCTCCTTGATGATTATAAGTGAATTAAAGTAGGAACCAAATTGAATCATATCTCTGAGTCGATCTAGGTTAATCCTTTATTGCAAAATttcctagttttatttgttttgaatcgATTTGGCAGTCGTTATCAATGTCTCTTCCTCTCCATGCCTTCCAATCAACTCTTGAGTACTCCTTTTCATATCATCAAACCTTTCTCCCATCCTCTTTTCAATATGTCTTTGCATCTTCTCCATTTGTTGGGTCAAGGATGTCATTAATTTGGTTGTCTTAGGATAAGGTGGATCATTATCATTTTCAGATGACATACCTATAAGAAGATATTAGTcacaaaatatagaaaaataagacCTCACCACTCACTGAGTGTTTTACTCAAGAGACACTCGTGTATCATACTTTCAAGGATTTTCTATAATGTTCACTTTTGCTTACAAAGAACCTCCAATTCAATATCCAAAAAAGTATTCAATGTGAATATGTCACAAATGGAAGCTTAACTCAATAAggtcaagaaaaagaaaactataagacaaaactaagaaaatttaaagacacaataaaacttaaaagaagtGAAAGGGACAACTCAAAAATAGAATGTCAAGAAAAGACAAGACTAGAAGACACAAgagtaaataaaaacataaactaaGTGTAACGTCCTGAACTTTCGATAACTAAAAATAGATGTTTGATGTATTTTTTGTGTTATTCAATTACTTTATTAATttggatgagttgaggtatTATATGAATTAGCcatgtgtgatttgcttgatgtgaATGTTGAATTATGTGGATTTTTATAGacttaagttgaaattatgagatttcaagttttacctAAACTTGTTTTGGTAAAACTATAATCTtgaattcgttaaccgttggatcgtcttgAAATTTAAATGTAGGCTGACAACCCAATTctcattttgaccgttgggattttgaaaataacatttGGAGTGCAATTTGTTGGAGCAGCATTCGCCTAGGCGAGTAGAATTTCGTCTAGGCGAGTCTGAGTTggatcagctcgcccaggcaagcatGATTTCGCTTGGATGAGTCTTGAAGGATACAAATACGTCCAAGCAGTGTAAAACAACCACTTTACCTCCATCTTCTTCCCCTAAACCCTCTCCCAACACCCCTAGCCTCCTCCTCCGCCACCACTAACCACTTTGTGTAAGAACAAGTGTATTTAAGAGATAAAATGAAGTAAGGTGTATGAAAAGCAAAGAATTTGGTAATGATGTAGAATgaccttttatatatatgacatatttttttagataccatttttttctattatttttctccaatactttttttttatattttcagtcCCTCTAATTGCCGAGAATTcctcaattttataatatttgttaaaacaCCCAAACTCactcaaattcaattttttatgaatCAAATAAAAGGATTTTGCCACAACTCTTAAAAGCAAAGATGAACACTCAAGAACCCAGtgcaaaatttcaatcaattttgaaataaacaacACATGAACTCAAGGGGGGAAATGACGCTCAGCACAAAAGTGGTGCCAATAGCAATTGATTCAAAAATCACAAATGGTCATGCACAAATTAGATTCTCCAGCACTAGACACATAAACAAGTCAAGGAATCGATAAAGTATAGCGTGCACACAGAGGAAAAAGGCGCATCACAAAAAGTAATTAACCAACCAGTAGCAACAAAATTCAAGGATTAAAAGCATGGAAAAATACCAATAGGTGgtgaacatttaaataaatgacataAAGAGCAAGCAGCTCACGAATAGGTTCTTTCCTCTTTCTCCACCTATTGGTTCAGCTTTTCTTCCACAAACCAGAAAATGCACCGATTTAATTGAAAGGAAATTGAAGCAAGCAGCTCACGAATTGAAATTAGTGGCGCAATGGAAAGTACCATATTACTATCAAAATTGACGCATAAAACCGTTGCAGTGATGCCACCAAGTGACATGAACTGAATCACGTATTCAAACCCAAAGCAAAAATTGATGCtaataattttcaatcatgTTAACAAACTCTGGCACAAATTTGATATTGAAATTGGCTCTTAATACCAAATGATGAAAACCCCATAAGGATAAAATTTCAGCATGGTCAAATTGgggattttctttgaaaaaaaggaaaaaatggatCAAGACAAAGAAGTGGAAGAATAATGCCACAATTCAAATGAATAGTTAAGGTAGATTAACCACAAAGAATGGAATGGGAACCAGGGTTTCAAGGAAGAAACAAAGAGAAGCACTCTCCCCGTTAGCATCAAACTAAAATTTCCTCCTGAAGATGTCCATAAATGAGTTCATCTTCATATTAATGTCCTCTTGAAGTTTCCTCAACCTTGATCTAGTAACAACTCAAGGTCCTCTTCTTTTGTAGTCCTTCATCAACTTAGCTGGAGAAGAAGTTGATATGCAGAAGAAAATATGGTGGAAGAGTTTGTGAATGAACTCAATAGTGCTAGGTTACACTTAGGAAATGGAGATAGTTGGGTGTGGGTTGAAGTAACTGATCGAGCAATTAGTGAGCATGGACATCTTTGAGATTGGAAGATTAAAGTTTCAGCAAAAAATTGTTCACTTCTGCTAGAAGATAGTGAAAGATAGACTACCTACTAGAGTTAATTTAAGGGAAAAGAAGGAGGGGTCATTACATGTGCCCTTTGTGTAGAGATGCAGCAGAGCCAGTGCAGCATTTACTCTTGTCTTGGAGGCTTGAAATAAATGGTGGTGTGTGCCAATTACCAAGCTAGCTTTACTCAAGGTTATGGGGAGgatattgtatatatatatatatatatatatataataaaagatggTGTTTAGAGGGAGATAGTTCGATGTTCGAAAAGCCATtcaatcttcatcttcattattGCAACTCAAATTTCGGACTATGCCCACAACCCACCCATAATGTAAACATAGGATCTTAAGGAAATTTCACATTGTGATGGTTGTTGTGATGACCATGGAGTGACGACACCTCAAGGAAAAAGAAGCAAATGGGCAAAGTGAGATATTGAGAGACATATTGGCCTTAAGGACATGT encodes the following:
- the LOC114409420 gene encoding uncharacterized protein LOC114409420, with the protein product MKSRFKMKIEKRVCVLVVSRNNIHWKVPPFNFFILLSLPSLISLKLRPLKSCKMGLCSSSLELLRSPLSTIDSNLRMNSFQGGNDEGLQRDEELSLGGVVIRSRLKKLKKNINMKMNSLMEKEEKGDRKIINCSELFD